In Schistocerca cancellata isolate TAMUIC-IGC-003103 chromosome 7, iqSchCanc2.1, whole genome shotgun sequence, a genomic segment contains:
- the LOC126092179 gene encoding uncharacterized protein LOC126092179 yields the protein MYLFCIPVSTISMIVPDVCRAIFDVLKRENYLKTPGTTSEWMQVAKGFEENWNFPHCIGALDGKHIVMQAPKDSGSYYYNYKHCHSVVLLALVDASYKLLYMDVGCNGRVSDGGVFSTCFLSSALEQGHLDIPLPKPLPGREKDTPFVIIADDAFPMRSYLMKPYPFHNQPGPNRVFNYRLSRARRVVENFFGHIAQRFRILRCPLLLGPEKTVTIVSAICALHNFLMDRKDGSYANRSNFDVEDVQNGEVIGASWRNEEQGTHNLIPIQTGQCNRNSHDTRAIREEFMNYFVSPLGEVPWQYRYI from the exons ATGTACTTGTTTTGTATTCCGGTCAGCACGATTTCTATGATCGTACCTGACgtatgtagagccatttttgacgtattgaaaagggaaaattatttgaag ACTCCTGgaacaacaagcgagtggatgcaggtggcaaaggggtttgAAGAGAACTGGAACTTTCCACACTGCATTGGGGCATTGGATGGGAAGCATATTGTAATGCAAGCTCCAAAAGACAGTGGAAGCTATTATTATAACTATAAACATTGCCACAGTGTTGTATTATTGGCACTTGTAGATGCCAGTTACAAGTTGTTATacatggatgtaggctgcaatggAAGAGTTTCAGATGGTGGTGTATTCAGTACCTGTTTCTTATCTTCAGCCTTGGAGCAAGGACATCTTGACATTCCTCTGCCCAAACCACTTCCTGGCAGAGAAAAGGACACCCCCTTTGTAATCattgcagatgatgcatttccaATGAGGTCATATTTAATGAAGCCCTATCCATTCCATAACCAGCCGGGTCCGAACAGAGTGTTTAATTACAGGTTATCGAGGGCCAGAAGAGTTgtggaaaatttttttggacacattGCACAACGGTTTAGGATATTGAGGTGTCCATTGTTACTAGGTCCTGAAAAAACTGTGACAATAGTTTCAGCTATATGTGCCCTACACAATTTCTTAATGGACAGGAAAGATGGCAGTTATGCAAACCGAAGTAATTTTGATGTAGAGGATGTACAGAATGGTGAGGTAATAGGGGCCTCATGGAGGAATGAAGAGCAAGGAACACACAATTTAATCCCCATTCAAACAGGGCAATGTAACAGAAATTCTCACGATACTAGAGCAATTCGTGAAGAATTCATGAATTACTTTGTATCGCCATTAGGTGAAGTACCTTGGCAGTACAGatacatttaa
- the LOC126092824 gene encoding uncharacterized protein LOC126092824, with protein MPTNFRNEEKREWTKQDTENFIEAVESYPEIWDVHNRDFKDRMKKMCALNEISSIFDTSVKGVQRKWHNLKTQFSQEVRKLQKIKSGSPGIVSDSRWPYFSAMKFLESRVAKTSNRISSLSTKEEEIVTGDDVPVANEGKKRKRKETKGSGNGLIEKAEKILGQEIDAFQTFGDYVASELRSLKNEKM; from the exons ATgccaacaaatttcagaaatgaggAGAAACGAGAGTGGACGAAACAGGacacagaaaattttattgaagctgtggagagctaccccgaaattTGGGACGTACACAACCGGGACTTTAAGGATCGAATGAAGAAGATGTGTGCATTGAACGAAATCTCGTCAATATTCGACACGTCAGTGAAAGGGGTACAAAGAAAGTGGCACAATTTAAAGACCCAATTTTCTCAAGAAGTTAGGAAACTGCAGAAAATTAAAAGCGGCTCTCCTGGCATAGTTTCGGATTCTCGGTGGCCGTATTTTTCAGCAATGAAATTTCTAGAGAGTAGAGTTGCCAAAACCTCTAACAGAATATCTTCGCTATCAACAAAG GAAGAAGAAATAGTTACAGGAGATGATGTGCCTGTTGCTAATGAGGGGaagaaacgaaaaagaaaggagACTAAAGGAAGTGGTAATGGGCTCATTGAAAAGGCAGAAAAAATTCTGGGCCAGGAAATTGATGCTTTCCAAACCTTTGGAGATTATGTGGCTAGTGAGCTGCGGTCACTAAAGaatgaaaaaatgtaa